A stretch of the Mesorhizobium sp. Pch-S genome encodes the following:
- a CDS encoding PQQ-binding-like beta-propeller repeat protein, whose protein sequence is MKPTPAEILREYGPFSGDVHGVTFDGENVWFASGDKLNVLDPRSGEPVRSIDMIAHAGTAFDGQNIYQIAESQIHKIDPKTGKVLATIPAPGNGGDSGMAWAEGSLWVGEYRAQKIHQIDPETGRIIRSIDSNRFVTGVTWVDGELWHGTWQGDASELRRIDPLTGEVLEELTMPDGTGVSGLESDGADMFFCGGGNSGKLRAVRRPRRDIAAQPA, encoded by the coding sequence ATGAAACCCACCCCCGCCGAAATCCTCCGCGAATATGGTCCTTTTTCGGGGGACGTGCATGGCGTGACCTTCGATGGCGAGAATGTGTGGTTCGCCAGCGGTGACAAGCTGAATGTGCTTGATCCCAGAAGCGGCGAGCCTGTTCGCTCCATCGATATGATCGCCCATGCCGGCACCGCATTCGATGGCCAGAACATCTATCAGATCGCCGAAAGCCAGATCCACAAGATCGATCCGAAGACCGGCAAGGTGCTTGCCACGATCCCGGCGCCGGGCAACGGAGGCGATTCCGGAATGGCTTGGGCCGAAGGGTCGCTCTGGGTCGGTGAGTATCGCGCCCAGAAAATCCATCAGATCGACCCCGAGACGGGCAGGATAATTCGTTCCATCGATTCCAACCGTTTCGTCACCGGAGTCACCTGGGTGGACGGTGAACTGTGGCATGGGACCTGGCAGGGTGATGCAAGCGAATTGCGGCGGATCGATCCGCTGACCGGCGAAGTCCTGGAAGAGCTGACCATGCCGGACGGGACCGGTGTCTCCGGCCTCGAATCCGATGGCGCCGACATGTTCTTCTGCGGTGGCGGCAACAGCGGCAAGCTCAGAGCCGTGCGTCGGCCCAGGCGCGACATTGCGGCACAGCCGGCCTGA
- a CDS encoding DnaJ family molecular chaperone yields the protein MSIWDRIGDFIARVSASASAGIAEVVEAVRTVFSGDAELRRRVSFSVAMIALSAKMAKADGVVTQDEIRAFREIFEVPPEETHNVARLYDLAKQDVAGFESYAEKLANLCGSGHANCMMLEDILDGLFHIATADGVLHEREGQFLHRVSEIFRIEESHYKTILARHVHLGADDPYVVLGIERGRPFDEVKKRYRKLVAENHPDKVIARGLPQEFIKIATTRVAAINAAYEMIERDLAPA from the coding sequence ATGTCGATTTGGGATCGTATCGGCGATTTCATCGCCCGCGTTTCAGCCTCCGCCTCGGCCGGCATCGCCGAGGTGGTCGAGGCGGTGCGCACGGTCTTTTCCGGTGATGCCGAATTGCGTCGCCGCGTCTCCTTCTCGGTCGCGATGATCGCGCTTTCGGCCAAGATGGCCAAGGCCGATGGCGTGGTTACCCAGGACGAGATCCGAGCGTTTCGCGAAATCTTCGAAGTGCCGCCGGAAGAGACGCACAATGTCGCGCGGCTCTATGATCTGGCCAAGCAGGATGTCGCCGGTTTCGAGTCCTACGCTGAAAAGCTCGCAAACCTCTGCGGGTCAGGTCATGCCAACTGCATGATGCTGGAAGACATTCTCGATGGTCTTTTCCATATCGCCACTGCCGATGGCGTCCTGCACGAGCGGGAAGGCCAATTCCTGCACCGGGTCTCCGAGATCTTCCGGATCGAGGAATCGCACTATAAGACGATCCTCGCCCGCCATGTGCATCTCGGGGCGGACGATCCTTATGTCGTGCTCGGTATCGAGCGCGGGCGGCCGTTCGACGAGGTGAAGAAGCGCTATCGCAAGCTGGTTGCCGAGAACCATCCGGACAAGGTGATCGCGCGCGGCTTGCCGCAGGAATTCATCAAGATCGCCACGACGCGTGTTGCCGCGATCAATGCGGCGTATGAAATGATCGAACGGGATCTCGCGCCGGCATGA
- a CDS encoding N-acetylmuramoyl-L-alanine amidase, which yields MSGFSPDHAGAEVRVSPNFGPRRGPFQPDMVVLHYTGMETGAGAEAWLCNPASEVSAHYLVHEDGRVVQMVRESDRAWHAGKSSWRGHTDLNSASVGIEIVNPGHTLGYRAFPKRQIEAVIALTADIVARHDIVSERILAHSDVAPGRKVDPGEKFPWKLLHAAGVGHLVPASPIRRGSILQEGDTGHNVEELQSLLALYGYGIEITGVFDPLTRIVVEAFQRHFRPRLVDGIADGSTIRTLRRLVVSVTASLG from the coding sequence ATGAGTGGCTTTTCGCCCGATCACGCTGGAGCCGAGGTCAGGGTATCGCCGAATTTCGGACCGCGTCGCGGCCCGTTCCAGCCCGACATGGTCGTATTGCACTACACCGGGATGGAAACCGGAGCGGGTGCTGAAGCATGGCTGTGCAATCCGGCCAGCGAAGTATCTGCACATTATCTGGTGCATGAGGACGGGCGGGTCGTGCAGATGGTACGCGAAAGCGACAGGGCCTGGCACGCCGGCAAGAGTTCGTGGCGCGGCCACACCGATCTCAACTCGGCCTCGGTCGGTATCGAGATCGTCAATCCAGGCCATACGCTGGGATACAGGGCATTTCCGAAGCGCCAGATCGAGGCGGTCATCGCGCTAACCGCCGATATTGTGGCCCGTCACGATATCGTGTCCGAACGGATTCTGGCTCATTCGGATGTGGCACCCGGTCGCAAGGTCGATCCTGGCGAAAAATTTCCGTGGAAGCTGCTGCACGCTGCGGGGGTCGGCCATCTCGTGCCGGCATCTCCGATCCGGCGAGGATCGATTTTGCAGGAAGGCGATACGGGGCACAATGTCGAAGAATTGCAGTCCCTGCTCGCGCTTTATGGTTATGGTATTGAAATCACCGGTGTTTTCGACCCCTTGACGCGGATCGTCGTCGAGGCCTTCCAGCGCCATTTCCGGCCGCGTCTGGTTGACGGAATTGCGGATGGCTCGACAATCAGGACGCTACGGCGCCTCGTTGTTTCCGTGACGGCAAGTCTCGGCTGA
- a CDS encoding transglycosylase SLT domain-containing protein, with the protein MQKPFIVAAAVAAGVISFAFASQDSMAASLRADQGTPVVKQVAATTPAKKVTKVTKTVKSSKRAKVTKAPKVASTVKATKTVSASSAVEPCPYLFGCSKDAKTTANAKVGKSVKTAKAKTKVIYDTFTTASITPGAVKPSVAGAGSRYSTIVSRYAAAYGVPVSLAHAVIKVESNYQPGMVGRAGEIGLMQIKPATARMMGYSGSAKGLHNPETNIKYGMKYLGMARELGGGTTCGTILKYNAGHGAKRMNPTSSAYCRKVVAQIGGAG; encoded by the coding sequence ATGCAGAAACCGTTCATTGTAGCGGCAGCTGTTGCTGCCGGCGTGATTTCTTTTGCCTTTGCTTCGCAGGACAGCATGGCCGCTAGTCTCAGAGCAGACCAGGGCACTCCGGTCGTAAAGCAGGTTGCGGCCACAACGCCGGCCAAGAAGGTGACCAAGGTCACGAAGACCGTGAAATCCAGCAAGAGGGCGAAGGTTACCAAGGCACCCAAGGTTGCCTCCACCGTCAAAGCCACAAAGACCGTGAGCGCGAGCTCGGCGGTCGAGCCTTGCCCGTATCTGTTTGGTTGCTCGAAAGATGCCAAGACCACCGCGAATGCAAAGGTTGGCAAGAGCGTCAAGACGGCCAAGGCGAAGACCAAGGTGATCTACGACACGTTCACGACCGCATCGATCACGCCGGGCGCCGTCAAGCCCAGCGTTGCAGGTGCGGGTTCTCGCTATTCCACCATCGTGTCGCGTTATGCTGCCGCCTATGGCGTGCCGGTGTCGCTGGCGCATGCGGTGATCAAGGTCGAGAGCAACTATCAGCCTGGTATGGTTGGCCGCGCCGGCGAGATCGGCCTGATGCAGATCAAGCCTGCCACGGCGCGCATGATGGGTTACAGCGGCTCGGCCAAGGGACTGCACAATCCCGAGACCAACATCAAATATGGCATGAAGTATCTCGGCATGGCCCGCGAGCTTGGTGGCGGCACCACTTGCGGCACCATCCTCAAGTACAATGCCGGCCATGGTGCCAAGCGTATGAACCCGACATCGTCTGCCTATTGCCGCAAGGTTGTCGCGCAAATCGGCGGCGCTGGTTGA
- a CDS encoding cystathionine gamma-lyase: MSDTASSRAAGLLHLRREGLSRGDAIPLPLTMASIFHAPGDSSGFHQYGRFSNPTWDGTEEMLSRLENAPVLAFPSGMAAISAVFFALLKTGDRILLPSDGYHTTRILADRFLGAFGVQFHTRPTASFLDGGFDGYRLVFVESPSNPTLDICDITAASEAIHRAGGQLVVDNTTMTPFGQRPLDLGADIVVAADTKAPNGHSDVLAGHVASRNTDIMAAIREWRTTSGSIPSPFDAWLLHRGLETLEVRFDRMCNTAELLAPRIKAHPVVRSLRFPGLQGDPSHNLASTQMERFGFLISFVLDSEDDAEAFINGCELMAAATSFGGVHTSAERRTKRGDAVPPGFVRLAVGCEPAEELWAAIKASLDRLHS, encoded by the coding sequence ATGTCCGACACTGCCTCCTCCCGCGCCGCTGGGCTCCTTCATCTGAGGCGCGAAGGTCTCTCCAGGGGTGACGCCATTCCCCTGCCGCTGACGATGGCTTCGATCTTCCATGCGCCAGGGGATTCGAGCGGTTTCCATCAGTATGGCCGTTTCTCCAACCCGACCTGGGACGGGACGGAAGAAATGCTGTCGCGCCTGGAAAATGCGCCGGTGCTCGCCTTTCCCTCGGGAATGGCCGCGATCTCTGCAGTGTTTTTCGCGCTGCTGAAGACGGGAGATCGCATCCTGCTGCCTTCCGACGGCTATCATACGACGCGCATCCTGGCCGACCGTTTCCTTGGCGCGTTCGGGGTGCAGTTCCACACCAGGCCAACCGCGTCATTCCTCGACGGCGGTTTCGATGGCTACCGGCTGGTCTTCGTGGAAAGCCCGTCCAATCCAACCCTGGACATCTGCGACATCACAGCCGCTTCTGAAGCGATCCACAGGGCCGGCGGGCAGCTTGTCGTCGACAACACCACGATGACGCCCTTTGGGCAGCGCCCGCTCGACCTTGGCGCAGACATCGTCGTTGCCGCCGATACCAAGGCGCCGAACGGCCATTCCGACGTGCTCGCCGGTCATGTCGCAAGCCGCAACACGGATATCATGGCGGCGATAAGGGAATGGCGCACGACTTCCGGCAGCATTCCAAGCCCGTTCGACGCATGGCTCCTGCATCGTGGCCTCGAGACGCTGGAGGTCCGCTTCGATCGCATGTGCAACACCGCGGAACTTCTTGCGCCACGCATCAAGGCACATCCTGTGGTCAGGTCACTTCGCTTCCCTGGCCTTCAGGGCGACCCTTCGCACAATCTCGCCAGCACACAGATGGAGCGCTTCGGTTTTCTGATCAGCTTCGTGCTGGATTCCGAAGATGACGCTGAGGCTTTCATCAACGGCTGCGAATTGATGGCGGCGGCAACATCCTTCGGTGGCGTGCACACCTCGGCTGAACGCCGCACCAAACGTGGCGACGCGGTGCCGCCGGGCTTCGTGCGGCTGGCCGTCGGCTGTGAGCCAGCAGAGGAATTGTGGGCTGCGATCAAGGCTTCGCTGGACCGGCTCCATTCCTGA
- the mraZ gene encoding division/cell wall cluster transcriptional repressor MraZ: MDRFLSNAVNRIDAKGRVSVPAHFRTVLQKRGYSELYALRCLDQAAMDVGGLDLLDRYEQRIAQEDPFLQTADDMSFFCHGDGTFLKLDQDGRVTLTDFIREHTGITTEVAFVGRGSFFQIWEPARLAAYGAAARARLLHLRQGTKPGERPE, translated from the coding sequence ATGGACCGTTTTCTGTCAAATGCGGTGAACAGGATCGACGCCAAGGGGCGCGTCTCCGTGCCGGCGCATTTCCGGACGGTTCTGCAGAAGCGCGGCTATTCGGAACTCTATGCGCTGCGCTGCCTGGATCAGGCCGCGATGGACGTCGGTGGGCTCGATCTGCTCGATCGTTACGAGCAACGCATCGCGCAGGAGGATCCGTTCCTGCAGACAGCGGACGATATGTCCTTCTTCTGTCATGGCGATGGCACGTTTCTGAAGCTGGACCAGGATGGGCGCGTCACGTTGACCGATTTCATTCGCGAACATACCGGAATAACAACCGAAGTGGCCTTCGTGGGGAGGGGCAGTTTTTTCCAGATCTGGGAGCCGGCACGGCTGGCCGCGTATGGCGCGGCGGCACGAGCCAGGCTCTTGCATCTTCGGCAGGGGACGAAGCCAGGGGAGCGACCGGAATGA
- the rsmH gene encoding 16S rRNA (cytosine(1402)-N(4))-methyltransferase RsmH, whose product MTVGHGDDFHADGGPARHIPVLLAEVLEALAPQPGNVIIDGTFGAGGYSRAILDNGASVIGVDRDPDAITAGRALEQEAGGRLRLVHAPFSTLDEHAEAVDGVVLDIGVSSMQLDQAERGFSFRFDGPLDMRMAQAGVSAADVVNTFKSGDLARIFGFLGEERHSGRIARMIEARRAKKPFERTLDLADAIETHIGRKPGDKIHPATRVFQALRIFVNDELGELAKALLAAERALKPGGRLVVVTFHSLEDRIVKRFIADRSEQAAGSRHMPETQLRTATFRKQGGGVTAGDAELAVNPRARSARLRAAIRTDAPARAGDLAQFGLPKLPGVSLPGER is encoded by the coding sequence ATGACGGTGGGCCACGGCGATGATTTCCACGCCGATGGCGGACCGGCCCGCCACATTCCGGTCCTCCTCGCCGAGGTTCTGGAAGCACTTGCGCCACAGCCGGGCAACGTCATCATCGACGGCACGTTTGGCGCCGGCGGCTACAGCAGAGCGATCCTCGACAATGGTGCATCCGTCATCGGTGTCGACCGTGACCCGGATGCCATTACTGCGGGCAGGGCGCTGGAACAGGAAGCCGGCGGACGGCTGAGGCTGGTGCATGCGCCATTCTCGACGCTGGACGAGCATGCCGAAGCGGTTGATGGCGTCGTGCTCGACATCGGCGTTTCGTCCATGCAGCTCGACCAGGCAGAGCGCGGTTTTTCCTTCCGCTTCGACGGCCCGCTCGACATGCGCATGGCGCAGGCTGGCGTGAGTGCTGCCGATGTCGTCAACACCTTCAAATCGGGCGACCTTGCCCGTATCTTCGGCTTTCTCGGCGAAGAGCGGCATTCAGGTCGCATTGCACGCATGATCGAAGCGCGACGGGCCAAGAAGCCGTTCGAGCGTACGCTCGACCTTGCCGATGCCATCGAAACCCACATCGGCCGCAAGCCGGGCGACAAGATCCACCCGGCGACGCGGGTCTTCCAGGCGTTGCGCATTTTCGTCAATGACGAGCTCGGCGAACTGGCGAAGGCGTTGCTGGCAGCCGAGCGCGCGCTGAAGCCGGGCGGCCGGCTGGTGGTGGTGACTTTCCATTCGCTCGAGGATCGCATCGTCAAGCGTTTCATCGCCGATCGTTCAGAGCAGGCAGCCGGATCGCGCCATATGCCGGAGACGCAGCTTCGTACAGCCACCTTCCGCAAGCAGGGCGGTGGCGTGACGGCAGGCGATGCGGAACTTGCCGTGAACCCGCGCGCGCGTTCAGCCAGGCTGCGGGCCGCGATCCGGACCGACGCCCCGGCTCGCGCCGGCGATCTTGCCCAGTTCGGTCTTCCAAAGCTTCCCGGCGTCTCCCTGCCGGGCGAGAGGTGA
- a CDS encoding penicillin-binding protein 2: MIGVLNKLLKRARRGEDGSIVVDSARKATGGKTRTRVVMTMAVFLGIYVAITGRLVWFGFQGPTDSGPPPSRVTASRPDIVDRNGEVLATDIKTSSLFAEPRHIVDADEAIEKLATVLPEIDYEQTYKKLKSGAGFVWLQRQLTPKQQSEIMQLGVPGIGFRTEKRRFYPAGETASYIVGLTNIDNQGISGMEKYIDDQGLADLQLSGLAVAKDLKPVKLSIDLRVQHIVRNVVAEAMEKYHAIAAGGVVLNIKTGEVVAMASVPDFDPNNPYNAQDKDRLNRMSAGLYEMGSTFKSFTTAMALDSGKVTMESKFDASRPITIGRQTIRDFHGKGRVLSVPEVFIYSSNIGSAKEADVVGIEGHREFLHRLGVLEKMKTELPEVAKPTEPKVWKKVHSITAAFGHGVSTTPLQTAVGCAALMNGGFLIEPTFLTRSADQAMEVAKRVVSEKTVEGMRYLYTLNAEKGSGKNARVPGYRVGGKTGTAEKVVNGRYSKDVRFNAFVAAFPMDDPQYIVLTIIDEPKPEMPGRGATAGSNAAPMVANIIRRAAPMLGVKPDFGQENAATLVSY, from the coding sequence ATGATCGGCGTTCTCAACAAGCTGCTGAAACGCGCGCGGCGCGGCGAGGACGGTTCGATCGTCGTGGACAGTGCCCGCAAGGCAACAGGCGGCAAGACCCGTACGCGCGTGGTCATGACGATGGCGGTGTTCCTCGGGATTTATGTCGCCATCACCGGCAGGCTGGTGTGGTTCGGCTTCCAGGGGCCGACCGATTCCGGCCCGCCGCCCAGCCGCGTCACCGCCTCGCGGCCAGACATCGTCGACCGCAACGGCGAGGTACTGGCGACCGACATCAAGACATCCTCGCTGTTTGCCGAGCCGCGTCACATCGTCGACGCCGACGAAGCGATCGAGAAGCTGGCGACCGTGCTGCCCGAGATCGACTACGAGCAGACGTACAAGAAGCTGAAGAGCGGTGCCGGGTTCGTCTGGCTGCAGCGCCAGCTGACACCGAAGCAGCAGTCGGAGATCATGCAGCTCGGTGTTCCGGGTATCGGTTTCCGCACCGAAAAGCGCCGTTTCTATCCGGCGGGTGAAACCGCATCCTACATTGTCGGCCTGACCAATATCGACAATCAGGGCATCTCCGGAATGGAGAAGTATATCGACGACCAGGGCCTGGCTGATCTGCAGCTGTCCGGCCTGGCCGTCGCCAAGGATCTGAAGCCGGTCAAGCTGTCCATCGACCTTCGTGTGCAGCACATCGTGCGCAACGTGGTTGCGGAGGCCATGGAGAAATATCACGCGATTGCCGCTGGCGGCGTCGTGCTGAACATCAAGACGGGTGAGGTGGTCGCCATGGCCTCGGTGCCGGACTTCGACCCGAACAACCCCTACAATGCCCAGGACAAGGACCGTCTCAACCGCATGTCGGCCGGTCTCTACGAAATGGGTTCGACCTTCAAGAGCTTCACGACCGCCATGGCGCTGGATTCCGGCAAGGTGACGATGGAATCGAAGTTCGATGCTTCGCGGCCCATCACCATCGGCCGCCAGACCATTCGCGACTTTCACGGCAAGGGTCGCGTGCTGAGCGTGCCGGAAGTGTTCATCTACTCCTCCAACATCGGCTCGGCAAAGGAGGCTGACGTCGTCGGCATCGAAGGTCATCGCGAGTTCCTGCATCGTCTCGGCGTGCTGGAGAAGATGAAGACCGAGCTGCCGGAAGTGGCGAAGCCGACCGAGCCAAAGGTCTGGAAGAAGGTGCATTCGATCACCGCTGCCTTCGGACATGGCGTCTCGACGACTCCGCTGCAGACCGCAGTGGGCTGCGCGGCCCTGATGAATGGCGGTTTCCTCATCGAGCCGACCTTCCTGACCCGCAGCGCCGATCAGGCGATGGAGGTCGCCAAGCGTGTCGTCAGCGAGAAGACCGTGGAAGGTATGCGCTATCTCTATACGCTGAACGCCGAAAAGGGTTCCGGCAAGAACGCCCGCGTGCCTGGTTACCGCGTCGGCGGCAAGACCGGCACGGCCGAAAAGGTGGTCAACGGCCGCTATTCCAAGGATGTCCGCTTCAATGCCTTTGTAGCAGCGTTTCCGATGGACGATCCACAATACATCGTCCTGACCATCATCGACGAACCGAAGCCGGAAATGCCCGGCCGTGGCGCCACCGCCGGCTCCAACGCCGCGCCGATGGTGGCCAACATCATCCGCCGTGCGGCGCCGATGCTTGGCGTGAAGCCAGATTTCGGCCAAGAAAATGCTGCAACGCTGGTGTCCTACTGA
- a CDS encoding UDP-N-acetylmuramoyl-L-alanyl-D-glutamate--2,6-diaminopimelate ligase, with translation MKLRDLAGILPVEASSDIAVTGIASDSRQVQPGDLFFALVGTKADGSAYAAEAAKRGASAVVAARGADVAGFGVPVFFADDPRHALALAAARFFGRQPETMVAVTGTSGKTSVAAFTRQIWEHAGIAAASIGTTGVVAPGRNEYGSLTTPDPVALHKLLRELAESGVTHASMEASSHGLDQRRLDGVKLSAGAFTNLGRDHMDYHPTVEEYHKAKLRLFDTLLAKGSPAVIFADDPWSEPTIVAAKAAGLSVLTVGRHGKFLELKRVEHERHRQRAEIMADGTIYEIDLPLAGDFQIYNALVSAGLAIATGTPAAKALPALEKLKGAPGRLDLVGTTAAGAPVYVDYAHKPDALENVLASVRPFTTGRVLVVFGCGGDRDRGKRPIMGEIATRLADIVIVTDDNPRSEVPEEIRAAILAAAPGAIEVGDRRQAIHEAVGMLHAGDTLIVAGKGHEEGQTVGSQTLPFSDHEEVRVALRERAA, from the coding sequence ATGAAGCTTAGAGATTTAGCCGGTATCCTGCCTGTCGAGGCTTCCTCCGACATCGCGGTGACCGGCATCGCCTCGGATTCCCGGCAGGTGCAGCCGGGCGATCTGTTCTTTGCCCTTGTCGGTACAAAAGCGGACGGTTCGGCCTATGCGGCTGAGGCGGCAAAACGTGGCGCAAGCGCGGTCGTCGCCGCAAGAGGCGCCGATGTCGCCGGCTTCGGCGTTCCCGTATTTTTCGCTGACGATCCCCGGCACGCACTTGCGCTTGCTGCAGCGCGATTCTTTGGCCGCCAGCCGGAGACGATGGTCGCCGTCACCGGCACCAGCGGCAAGACTTCGGTTGCGGCCTTCACGCGCCAGATATGGGAGCATGCCGGCATTGCCGCGGCATCGATCGGTACCACCGGCGTGGTTGCGCCCGGCCGCAACGAGTATGGCTCGCTGACGACGCCGGATCCGGTGGCGCTGCACAAGCTGCTCCGGGAGCTTGCCGAGTCCGGCGTCACGCACGCCTCGATGGAAGCCTCCAGCCACGGCCTGGACCAGCGCCGCCTGGACGGCGTCAAACTGTCGGCCGGCGCCTTCACCAATCTCGGTCGCGACCACATGGATTATCATCCCACGGTCGAGGAGTATCACAAGGCCAAGCTGCGCCTGTTCGATACACTTCTGGCCAAGGGTTCCCCGGCAGTGATCTTCGCAGACGATCCGTGGTCGGAGCCGACGATCGTTGCTGCCAAGGCCGCAGGGCTTTCAGTGCTGACCGTTGGCCGCCACGGCAAATTCCTCGAACTCAAGCGTGTCGAGCATGAGCGTCACCGCCAGCGCGCGGAAATCATGGCCGATGGCACCATTTACGAGATCGACCTGCCGTTGGCCGGCGACTTCCAGATTTACAACGCCCTGGTTTCCGCAGGCCTGGCGATTGCAACTGGAACGCCTGCCGCCAAGGCCTTGCCTGCGCTGGAGAAACTGAAGGGCGCGCCGGGGCGGCTCGATCTCGTCGGTACCACCGCGGCTGGCGCCCCGGTCTATGTCGACTATGCCCACAAGCCGGATGCGCTGGAAAACGTGCTGGCTTCCGTGCGGCCGTTCACGACCGGTCGTGTGCTGGTGGTGTTCGGCTGCGGTGGTGATCGCGATCGTGGCAAGCGCCCGATCATGGGCGAGATCGCCACGCGGCTGGCGGACATCGTCATTGTCACCGACGACAACCCGCGCTCGGAGGTGCCGGAGGAGATCCGTGCTGCCATTCTGGCCGCGGCACCCGGCGCCATCGAGGTCGGTGACCGCCGACAAGCGATCCATGAAGCCGTTGGCATGCTCCATGCCGGCGACACGCTCATCGTCGCCGGCAAGGGCCACGAAGAGGGGCAGACGGTAGGCTCGCAGACCCTTCCGTTTTCCGATCATGAAGAAGTGCGTGTGGCGCTCCGGGAGCGCGCGGCATGA
- a CDS encoding UDP-N-acetylmuramoylalanyl-D-glutamyl-2,6-diaminopimelate--D-alanyl-D-alanine ligase: protein MSHLWTAEALVAAVDGRPIGSMPEGISGISIDSRSLQPGEAFFAIKGDTMDGHDFATAAIKAGAGVLVVAEGKLPALGRLTAPMIVVPDVLAALEKLGIASRARSRARIIAVTGSVGKTSTKEALRHVLSTVGKVHASAASFNNHWGVPLTLARMPQDTDYGVFEIGMNHPDEIRPLVKMVRPHVAIITVIAAAHLGFFRNLDEIARAKAEIFEGLEPEGAALLNRDDPRSTLLAKLARQVGVAHVFGFGEAQRSTYRMIDCVVEADHSIITVKIAGKELVARVGAPGRHIAQNALAVLGAAHLVGAEVTRVAEALGDLSAAPGRGARHVLSLSDGPFTLIDESYNANPTSMQVALTLLRDTPVAEGGRRVAVLGDMLELGTQSQKLHAGLAELVVDSGADMVLLAGPEMQALADALPDGTNVTYQPTTEALKPLLLGALRPGDVVMVKSSKGIGFAKLVDTLIKTFPAHTAETRI, encoded by the coding sequence ATGAGCCATCTCTGGACCGCCGAAGCCCTTGTCGCAGCCGTTGACGGTCGTCCGATCGGCAGCATGCCCGAGGGCATCAGCGGGATCTCCATCGACAGCCGCAGCTTGCAGCCGGGCGAGGCCTTCTTCGCCATCAAGGGCGACACGATGGATGGGCACGACTTTGCCACGGCTGCCATCAAGGCCGGGGCCGGCGTGCTGGTGGTTGCAGAAGGCAAGTTGCCGGCGCTCGGTCGGCTGACCGCGCCCATGATCGTCGTGCCCGACGTGCTGGCCGCATTGGAAAAACTGGGGATCGCCTCGCGCGCCCGTTCACGGGCGCGGATCATTGCCGTGACCGGTTCGGTCGGCAAGACCTCGACCAAGGAAGCGCTGCGCCATGTGCTTTCCACCGTCGGCAAAGTGCATGCCTCGGCTGCCTCGTTCAACAACCATTGGGGCGTGCCGCTGACGCTGGCGCGCATGCCGCAGGACACGGACTATGGCGTGTTCGAAATCGGCATGAACCATCCGGACGAAATCCGTCCTCTGGTGAAGATGGTACGCCCGCATGTGGCGATCATCACCGTGATCGCGGCCGCCCATCTCGGCTTCTTCCGCAATCTTGATGAAATCGCCCGAGCCAAGGCAGAGATTTTCGAAGGACTGGAGCCTGAAGGCGCCGCGCTGCTCAACCGTGACGATCCGCGTTCGACATTGCTCGCCAAGCTGGCGAGGCAGGTGGGTGTTGCCCACGTCTTTGGCTTTGGCGAAGCACAGCGGTCGACCTATCGCATGATCGACTGTGTGGTCGAGGCCGACCATTCGATCATCACCGTCAAGATTGCCGGGAAAGAGCTGGTAGCGCGTGTCGGGGCCCCGGGCCGCCACATTGCGCAGAATGCGCTTGCAGTGCTGGGCGCTGCTCATCTGGTTGGCGCCGAGGTGACGCGTGTGGCCGAAGCGCTCGGCGATCTTTCGGCCGCGCCCGGACGTGGCGCACGCCACGTACTGTCGCTGTCGGATGGCCCGTTCACATTGATCGATGAAAGCTACAACGCCAATCCGACTTCGATGCAGGTGGCGCTGACCTTGCTCAGGGATACACCGGTCGCCGAGGGGGGCCGTCGTGTCGCCGTGCTGGGCGACATGCTCGAACTCGGAACCCAGTCGCAGAAGCTGCATGCGGGTCTCGCAGAACTGGTCGTGGACTCGGGAGCGGACATGGTGCTGCTGGCCGGACCGGAGATGCAGGCGCTGGCTGACGCGCTTCCCGACGGCACCAATGTCACCTACCAGCCGACGACCGAGGCTTTGAAGCCCTTGCTGCTCGGCGCCCTGCGGCCGGGCGACGTGGTGATGGTCAAGTCATCCAAGGGTATCGGCTTCGCCAAGCTGGTCGATACGCTGATCAAGACATTTCCGGCGCATACCGCCGAAACGAGAATTTGA